In the Gossypium arboreum isolate Shixiya-1 chromosome 10, ASM2569848v2, whole genome shotgun sequence genome, one interval contains:
- the LOC108463415 gene encoding 21 kDa seed protein-like: protein MKTTTASVFLLFIIFSVTLSSFLFGVANATNEPVLDIDGNEVQTGTPYYVVSSIRGAGGGGLALGRPSGNPCPEVVTQRKSSVDNGIPVIFSNSDSNDRVVRLSSDINIEFIRLRPNICRTTTVWKVDDYDHSAGKWWVVTNGVKGNPGANTLTSWFRIEMERSPFYTFKYCPAVCGTCPALCNEIGKYTDGEMVRFALSTGPGWSFYFKKVKKSATKIQQVVHI, encoded by the coding sequence ATGAAAACCACAACAGCTTCGGTGTTTCTTCTTTTCATCATCTtctcagtcacactatcatcaTTTTTGTTTGGTGTAGCCAACGCTACAAACGAACCAGTGCTCGACATTGATGGCAACGAGGTTCAAACTGGCACCCCATACTACGTTGTGTCGTCGATACGGGGTGCTGGTGGTGGGGGGCTTGCCCTAGGTAGGCCTAGCGGAAACCCATGCCCTGAAGTCGTTACTCAAAGAAAATCCAGTGTCGACAATGGTATTCCGGTGATATTTTCTAATTCAGACTCCAATGATCGCGTTGTTCGCCTATCCTCTGACATAAACATAGAGTTCATTCGCCTCAGACCCAACATTTGCCGAACAACAACGGTGTGGAAGGTCGATGATTACGACCATTCAGCCGGAAAATGGTGGGTGGTAACTAATGGGGTTAAAGGGAACCCGGGTGCCAACACTTTGACCAGTTGGTTTAGAATAGAGATGGAGCGTAGTCCTTTTTACACATTTAAGTACTGTCCCGCAGTATGTGGAACATGCCCAGCTTTATGCAACGAAATTGGGAAATACACAGATGGAGAAATGGTGCGTTTTGCTCTCTCCACTGGCCCTGGATGGTCATTTTACTTTAAGAAAGTTAAAAAATCAGCCACGAAGATTCAACAAGTTGTTCATATTTAG